The Fusobacterium sp. DD2 DNA segment ATTTGCAGGAATTAATTATACTCAATATACTCTAAAAGGGCATAAAGGTATTAGTACTAATAATCAGGATATTTTTAGTGGATTAGTTGGTTTAAATATGATAAAAATATTTAATGATAAATTTATGATAACTGCAGGTATAGATTGGAATATGAATTTCAAAGATAGAAAATATCCAGTTACAGATTCAATAATGAAAACTATTGAAAAAAACTATGGACAGTTCCATATAAATGCAGGATACTTTATAGACCCTGATTTTCTATTTACTGTAGGTTATAGAAATCTTTTCAATAAGGATTACAACTATAAAGTTATATCTATTGGATTATCACATTACTTTTAAGAGCTTGGTTTCAAGCTCTTTTTTTATACTATTCTTTTTGAATCAACTTTATGGTATAATTACAGGGAAGGGGGATAATATAAGATGAGTGATAAAAAAATAAATAAATATATAGGTGCACATGTAAGTGTGCAGGGTGGACTTATAAATGCATTTAAAAATGCTGAAGAGATAGGAGCAAAGGCAATTGCTCTATTTACTAAAAATCAAAGAAGATGGGATGCAAAACCTCTTGAGGAGAAAGAGATAGAGGAGTTTAAAAAGGCAATGGGGGAATCAGGAATAACACCTGAATTTATACTTCCTCATAATAGTTATTTGCAAAATCTAGGAAATCCAGATCCAGAAAAAAGAGAGAAATCATATAACGCTTTTGTAGATGAAATGGAAAGATGCAACCAGTTAGGACTTAAATACTTAAATATGCACCCAGGAAGTCATTTAAGAGAGATAAGTGTTGATGAGTGTATAGATTTAATAGCTGATGCAATAAATAAGGCTATGAAAAAAGTTCCTAATGTAGTTGTAGTACTTGAAACAACAGCAGGACAGGGAA contains these protein-coding regions:
- the nfo gene encoding deoxyribonuclease IV — its product is MSDKKINKYIGAHVSVQGGLINAFKNAEEIGAKAIALFTKNQRRWDAKPLEEKEIEEFKKAMGESGITPEFILPHNSYLQNLGNPDPEKREKSYNAFVDEMERCNQLGLKYLNMHPGSHLREISVDECIDLIADAINKAMKKVPNVVVVLETTAGQGSNVGSKFEEIAKIIDKIEDKSRVGVCIDTCHILAAGYELKDEAGYNKTMDDFEKIIGFKYLRGVHLNDSKFDTNSKKDRHDSIGKGVLGEEFFIRFMNDPRFDNIPIVLETIDSNIWKEEINYLYSLIR